In Caloranaerobacter sp. TR13, a genomic segment contains:
- a CDS encoding DUF503 domain-containing protein codes for MIIGACTIELFIYEANSLKDKRQVVKSIIGKIQSRFNVSIAEVGLNDTWRKSIIGFACVSNDTAHTNSIISNVINFIENDGRVEITNYDIEIL; via the coding sequence ATGATAATTGGAGCTTGTACAATTGAATTGTTTATATATGAAGCAAATTCACTAAAGGATAAAAGACAGGTAGTGAAGAGTATTATAGGGAAAATTCAATCAAGGTTTAACGTTTCTATTGCTGAAGTAGGTTTAAATGATACTTGGAGAAAATCCATAATAGGATTTGCCTGTGTTAGTAACGATACAGCTCATACAAATAGTATTATTTCAAATGTTATCAATTTTATTGAAAATGATGGGAGAGTTGAAATAACAAATTATGACATAGAGATATTGTAA
- the lepB gene encoding signal peptidase I, translating into MINKNKINIFTDCLKIIFITLVITVLIEKYIIGITLVKGGSMLYTINNNDRLLINKLSYIYKKPSRGDIIIFKPPLKNRKDELFIKRVIAVEGDKFKIVGNHVYINDELLIEKYIRDEKYIERDYNILQGTVPKGYVFVLGDNRNNSNDSRTFGFVPIENIKGKALTKIWPIKGVTTLAVEYPKDGDGITD; encoded by the coding sequence ATGATAAATAAAAACAAAATTAATATTTTTACTGATTGTTTAAAAATTATATTTATTACATTGGTGATAACTGTTTTAATTGAGAAGTATATAATAGGCATTACTTTAGTAAAAGGAGGATCTATGCTATATACAATTAACAATAATGACAGGTTACTTATTAATAAATTATCATATATCTATAAAAAACCTTCACGTGGAGATATAATTATTTTTAAACCACCACTAAAGAATAGGAAAGATGAACTATTTATTAAGAGAGTTATTGCAGTAGAAGGTGATAAGTTTAAGATTGTAGGTAATCATGTATACATAAATGATGAACTTCTGATAGAAAAATACATAAGAGATGAAAAATATATAGAAAGAGATTATAATATTTTACAGGGGACTGTGCCAAAGGGCTATGTTTTTGTTTTAGGTGACAATCGAAATAATAGTAATGACAGTAGGACTTTTGGATTTGTACCAATAGAAAATATTAAGGGGAAAGCTTTAACAAAGATATGGCCTATTAAAGGAGTTACTACATTAGCAGTTGAGTATCCTAAAGATGGTGATGGAATAACAGATTAA
- the nth gene encoding endonuclease III, producing the protein MKTILNKNEISEILKILSELYPEAKSELNYSNAFELLIATILAAQCTDKRVNQITEKLFKKYKKPEDYLMLTEEELGKMIKSCGFYRNKSKNILKTCEILVNKYDSKVPNSREELMKLPGVGRKTANVVLSNVFGEDAIAVDTHVFRVSNRIGLASSDNAYDTEKDLMRNIPQKLWSDAHHWLIYHGRRVCKARRPKCEICPLTKYCLYYKNI; encoded by the coding sequence ATGAAAACAATACTTAATAAAAATGAAATAAGTGAAATACTTAAAATATTAAGTGAGCTTTATCCAGAAGCTAAATCAGAACTTAATTATTCAAATGCTTTTGAATTATTGATAGCCACTATATTAGCAGCTCAATGTACTGATAAAAGAGTCAATCAAATTACAGAGAAACTATTTAAGAAATATAAAAAGCCAGAAGACTATCTTATGCTGACTGAAGAAGAATTAGGTAAGATGATAAAAAGCTGTGGTTTTTATAGAAATAAAAGTAAGAACATACTAAAAACTTGTGAGATTTTAGTAAACAAATATGACAGTAAAGTTCCTAATAGCAGAGAAGAGTTAATGAAGCTACCAGGGGTTGGTAGAAAAACAGCTAATGTTGTATTAAGTAATGTTTTTGGGGAAGATGCTATAGCAGTAGATACTCATGTTTTTAGAGTATCTAATAGGATTGGTTTGGCTTCAAGTGATAATGCTTATGATACAGAAAAAGATTTAATGAGAAACATCCCACAAAAACTTTGGTCAGATGCTCATCACTGGCTTATATATCATGGAAGAAGAGTTTGTAAAGCAAGAAGACCAAAATGTGAGATTTGCCCACTAACAAAATATTGCCTTTATTATAAAAATATATAA
- a CDS encoding ZIP family metal transporter — MQGILVSILVGLCTGVGALPFLFIKKVPQALKDGLLGFASGIMVFASSFNLIQPALKDGNLLSVIGGIIIGTMILTFIEHLIPHTHTKNYDENDDSSVLKKNILLAIAVAIHNVPEGFAIGVGYGTGNVSTGLSLALAIGVQNIPEGLVVAAPLIEGGYPRGKALLFSFLTGIGEPIAAAIGFFAARLTDKLLPFILSIAAGAMFYVVSHELIPESHCNNNEMLATYGFIIGLILMIIFRTVIGE; from the coding sequence GTGCAAGGAATATTAGTAAGTATATTGGTAGGTTTATGCACTGGAGTAGGAGCATTACCTTTTTTATTTATAAAAAAAGTTCCACAAGCTTTAAAGGATGGGCTTTTAGGTTTTGCTAGTGGTATTATGGTATTTGCAAGTTCATTTAATTTAATACAGCCAGCTTTAAAAGATGGCAACTTGTTAAGTGTTATTGGAGGTATAATAATAGGAACGATGATATTGACCTTTATAGAGCATCTTATACCTCATACACATACAAAAAACTATGATGAAAATGATGATAGTAGCGTGCTTAAAAAAAATATACTTTTGGCAATAGCTGTTGCTATTCATAATGTACCAGAAGGTTTTGCTATAGGAGTCGGATATGGAACTGGAAATGTAAGTACAGGTTTAAGTTTAGCGTTAGCTATAGGAGTTCAAAATATTCCAGAAGGGCTAGTAGTTGCTGCACCATTAATTGAAGGTGGATATCCAAGAGGTAAAGCACTTCTTTTTTCTTTTTTAACAGGAATAGGAGAACCTATTGCTGCTGCTATAGGCTTTTTTGCTGCAAGATTAACAGATAAATTACTGCCTTTTATACTTTCAATAGCTGCAGGAGCTATGTTTTATGTAGTTTCGCATGAATTAATACCAGAAAGTCACTGTAATAATAATGAGATGTTAGCCACATATGGATTTATCATAGGATTAATACTTATGATAATCTTTAGAACCGTTATTGGAGAGTAG
- a CDS encoding amidohydrolase family protein — MEIIDAHVHSLACGIMCGGQVDTSYKTVREGLKNRGIDKAVFVPINDISWQPVDEMNDYMISIIKNDKDIVGFIDIDISKMHYAGGIKKIETKIIELYERGLKGIKIHLQNLGVNGDDWRLLAIYRLAGEINIPVMIHCYPGSSPGLIENSHPKYIEKIVRVFHKTSFIIAHFGGVPYFNLMPWLNYDNVYFETSGVLPILKKNIGIEKVKLIFEEIGYDKIFFGSDFPTKDIDIQIDIMREVVNKENLKYVFSENIKKFGRQFNWWKK, encoded by the coding sequence ATGGAAATAATAGATGCACATGTACATTCTCTGGCATGTGGTATTATGTGTGGAGGACAAGTAGATACTAGCTATAAAACAGTAAGAGAAGGATTGAAAAATAGGGGTATAGACAAAGCTGTTTTTGTTCCTATTAATGATATATCTTGGCAACCTGTTGATGAAATGAATGATTATATGATTAGTATAATTAAAAATGACAAAGACATAGTAGGATTCATTGATATAGATATAAGTAAAATGCATTATGCGGGTGGGATTAAAAAAATAGAAACAAAAATAATTGAATTGTATGAAAGGGGTTTAAAAGGAATAAAAATTCATTTACAGAACTTAGGAGTTAATGGAGACGACTGGAGACTATTGGCTATATATAGATTAGCTGGGGAGATAAATATACCTGTTATGATTCATTGTTATCCAGGTTCATCACCAGGATTAATAGAAAATTCTCATCCAAAATATATTGAAAAGATAGTTAGAGTTTTTCATAAGACAAGTTTTATAATTGCCCATTTTGGAGGAGTACCATATTTTAATTTAATGCCGTGGTTAAATTACGATAATGTTTACTTTGAGACTTCAGGAGTATTACCAATTTTAAAAAAGAATATTGGCATTGAAAAAGTAAAACTAATATTTGAAGAAATTGGATATGATAAGATTTTTTTCGGTTCAGACTTTCCGACAAAAGATATAGATATACAAATTGATATTATGAGAGAAGTAGTAAATAAAGAAAATCTTAAGTATGTTTTTAGTGAAAATATTAAGAAGTTTGGGCGACAATTTAATTGGTGGAAGAAATAA
- a CDS encoding GNAT family N-acetyltransferase yields MIETERLLIRKMNMNDYEALKLVLCDPVTMQFWPKPFSPEQVKNWINRNVENYKKFGFGRWIIELKNSREIIGDCGFLILEIDGKIENDLGYIIHSKYWGKGYGTEAAKACLEYGFKELGMKRIIANMPYNHYASIRVAEKLGMIKEKEFINKRNRDILTYLFFKEA; encoded by the coding sequence ATGATTGAAACAGAAAGACTATTGATAAGAAAAATGAATATGAATGATTATGAAGCATTAAAATTGGTACTTTGTGACCCTGTTACTATGCAGTTTTGGCCAAAGCCTTTTTCGCCAGAACAGGTAAAGAACTGGATTAATAGAAATGTTGAGAACTATAAAAAATTTGGGTTTGGTAGATGGATAATTGAATTAAAAAACAGTCGGGAAATAATAGGTGATTGTGGATTTTTAATACTTGAAATAGATGGCAAGATAGAAAATGATTTAGGATATATAATTCATTCAAAATATTGGGGGAAGGGATATGGTACAGAAGCAGCAAAAGCATGTCTTGAATATGGTTTTAAAGAGCTAGGGATGAAAAGAATTATAGCAAATATGCCATATAATCATTACGCTTCAATAAGAGTAGCTGAAAAATTAGGAATGATTAAGGAAAAGGAGTTTATAAATAAAAGAAATCGAGACATTCTTACTTATTTATTTTTTAAGGAGGCATAA
- a CDS encoding glycine C-acetyltransferase, producing MSNVHELTFLKEKIQELKDQGVYRKLPILEGANEAEVILNGKRVINLSSNNYLGFANHPRLKKAAIEAVEKYGVGAGAVRTIIGNMDLHEELEELLAKFKREEAAMVFQSGFNCNAGTIQAITEKGDLIVSDELNHASIIDGCRLSKADRAVYKHSDMDSLEKVLKENRDKYRNILIITDGVFSMDGDIAKLPEIVELAEKYEAMTYVDDAHGSGVLGESGRGTVDHFGLHGRVDFSIGTLSKAIGVIGGYVAGSKTMQEWLNHRGRPILFSTALPPAAVGAIIEAIKMLMETTEYTDRLWKNARYFKEKLGQLGFNTGNSETPITPVIIGDEAKTMEFSRKLFENGVFVSGIVYPTVPKGTGRVRCMVTAGHTEEQLDRAVAAFEKVGKEMNILK from the coding sequence ATGAGTAATGTGCATGAGTTAACATTCTTGAAAGAAAAAATTCAAGAGCTAAAAGACCAAGGAGTTTATAGAAAATTACCGATATTGGAAGGAGCAAATGAAGCAGAGGTAATACTTAATGGTAAAAGAGTTATAAATCTTTCATCTAATAACTATTTAGGTTTTGCAAACCATCCAAGACTTAAGAAAGCTGCAATTGAAGCAGTTGAAAAATATGGTGTTGGAGCAGGAGCAGTAAGAACTATAATAGGTAATATGGATTTACATGAAGAATTAGAAGAATTACTTGCTAAATTCAAAAGAGAAGAAGCAGCTATGGTATTCCAATCAGGATTTAATTGTAATGCAGGTACAATTCAGGCTATTACTGAAAAAGGTGACTTGATAGTATCTGACGAATTGAATCATGCAAGTATTATAGATGGTTGTAGATTGAGTAAGGCTGATAGAGCTGTATATAAGCATTCAGATATGGACAGTTTAGAAAAAGTTTTAAAAGAAAACAGAGATAAATATAGAAATATCTTAATTATTACTGATGGTGTATTCAGTATGGATGGAGACATAGCTAAACTTCCTGAAATAGTAGAACTTGCTGAAAAATATGAAGCTATGACTTATGTTGATGATGCTCATGGTTCAGGAGTTTTAGGTGAAAGTGGTAGAGGAACTGTTGACCATTTTGGTTTACATGGTAGAGTAGATTTCAGTATTGGTACATTATCAAAAGCTATTGGTGTTATTGGTGGTTATGTTGCAGGAAGCAAGACAATGCAAGAATGGTTAAATCATAGAGGAAGACCAATATTGTTCAGTACTGCTTTACCACCAGCAGCAGTAGGAGCTATAATCGAAGCTATTAAAATGCTTATGGAAACTACAGAATATACTGATAGATTATGGAAAAACGCAAGATACTTCAAAGAAAAACTTGGTCAATTAGGATTTAATACAGGAAATAGTGAAACTCCAATAACTCCTGTAATAATTGGAGATGAAGCTAAGACAATGGAATTTAGTAGAAAGTTATTTGAAAATGGAGTTTTCGTATCAGGTATAGTATATCCAACTGTGCCTAAAGGAACTGGTAGGGTAAGATGCATGGTAACTGCTGGACATACTGAAGAACAATTGGACAGAGCAGTTGCAGCGTTTGAAAAAGTTGGAAAGGAAATGAATATATTAAAATAA
- a CDS encoding YIEGIA domain-containing protein — protein sequence MQQNHLLELHVLLFISIGILVGFISRWWMLRGDVRQYPTFPNGYLIHLTTGFIAAAIGAVAYPALLGKNYVAVTFLALAIQQFRDIRKMEKETLHSLERDSYAPRGESYIDGIAKTFEARNYIVMIVSLTTTISAFMIRKYIKTNFIILILAAVIGFIVASLLKQYTKGHTLKDIITIEEAPLEFKDGSNLYVGDIFVMNVGLSATRERILKNGIGVILKPKGDNEKIILNHQGQRTAIIHECSRLLGLERYVSTRRNFDTGELALVIVPIVKDTDKLKEIILNVPILEMNKKRQEKTK from the coding sequence ATGCAACAAAATCATCTTCTTGAATTACATGTTTTGCTATTTATATCAATAGGTATCTTAGTCGGCTTTATAAGTAGATGGTGGATGCTCAGAGGAGATGTAAGACAATACCCTACTTTCCCAAATGGATATTTAATTCATTTAACAACAGGCTTTATAGCAGCAGCTATTGGAGCAGTTGCTTATCCAGCTCTATTGGGTAAAAACTACGTTGCTGTAACTTTTTTAGCTTTAGCTATACAGCAATTTAGAGATATTAGAAAGATGGAAAAAGAAACTCTTCATTCACTTGAAAGAGATAGTTATGCTCCTAGAGGTGAATCTTACATTGATGGTATAGCTAAAACCTTTGAGGCCAGAAATTATATTGTTATGATTGTTTCTCTCACAACTACTATATCTGCATTTATGATAAGAAAATATATCAAAACTAATTTCATAATATTAATTCTTGCAGCAGTAATTGGCTTTATTGTTGCAAGTCTTCTTAAGCAATACACTAAAGGACATACACTAAAGGATATTATTACTATAGAAGAAGCCCCTCTTGAATTCAAAGACGGATCAAATTTATATGTTGGAGATATTTTCGTAATGAATGTTGGTTTATCTGCTACTAGAGAAAGGATATTAAAAAATGGAATTGGAGTTATATTGAAACCTAAAGGTGATAATGAAAAAATAATATTAAATCATCAAGGACAGAGAACAGCCATTATTCATGAATGTTCTAGACTACTTGGACTTGAAAGATATGTATCTACTAGAAGAAATTTTGATACAGGAGAATTAGCTTTAGTTATCGTTCCCATTGTTAAAGATACAGATAAGTTGAAAGAAATTATTCTTAATGTTCCTATACTTGAAATGAATAAAAAAAGACAAGAAAAAACTAAATAA
- a CDS encoding GNAT family N-acetyltransferase → MEVDFRLMRIEDRAEVEEMIIALYAEDPDGEIICKEKIMMTFKHLFKHPEKGKIIVFEEQSKIVGYSVLIFYWSNEYGGDIVHIDELYVKPNWRNQGIATRFIEFISKCFMDRAIALQLEVTPSNKRAFDYYKKIGFMRTKNIHMIKKLRKGELL, encoded by the coding sequence ATGGAAGTAGATTTTAGATTAATGAGAATTGAAGACAGAGCAGAAGTTGAAGAGATGATTATTGCACTTTATGCTGAAGATCCAGATGGAGAAATTATATGTAAAGAAAAGATTATGATGACTTTTAAGCATTTATTTAAGCATCCTGAGAAGGGAAAAATTATTGTTTTCGAAGAACAATCAAAGATAGTAGGGTATTCAGTCTTGATTTTTTATTGGAGTAATGAATATGGTGGAGATATTGTACATATTGATGAATTATATGTAAAACCAAATTGGCGTAACCAAGGTATTGCTACTAGATTTATAGAGTTTATATCTAAGTGTTTTATGGATAGAGCAATAGCTCTACAATTAGAGGTAACTCCTTCAAATAAAAGGGCATTTGATTATTATAAAAAGATTGGTTTTATGAGAACTAAAAATATTCATATGATTAAGAAATTAAGGAAAGGAGAACTTTTATGA
- the tdh gene encoding L-threonine 3-dehydrogenase yields the protein MNGKMKVVLKDKPGVGAVLAEKDIPKIGPNDVLVKVLATSICGTDYHIYSWDEWSQKRIKPPRVMGHEFAGEVVEVGSNVKSVKVGDIVSAETHIVCGVCPLCTTGNAHICVNTEILGVDTDGTFAEYVAIPESNAWVNDKDVPVELLSIQEPLGNAVHTVLAGEIVGKSIAVVGCGPIGLMAVAVAKAASASKVIAIEVNEYRIELAKKMGADVVINPIKENVIERVLEETSGYGVDVIAEMSGNVTAIKQAFKYIKLGGRMSLLGIPAKNVELDFANDIIFKGITMQGIVGRRMYDTWHQVKGLLASGNLNLEPIITHKLPLEEFEKGMELMKSGNCGKVVLYPNK from the coding sequence ATGAACGGTAAAATGAAAGTTGTGTTAAAGGATAAACCTGGTGTTGGAGCAGTGCTTGCAGAAAAAGATATACCTAAAATAGGACCTAATGATGTTTTGGTTAAAGTTTTAGCGACTTCTATATGTGGTACAGATTATCATATTTATAGCTGGGATGAATGGTCACAAAAAAGGATTAAACCACCAAGAGTAATGGGCCATGAATTTGCTGGTGAAGTTGTAGAGGTTGGTAGTAATGTAAAATCTGTAAAAGTTGGAGATATAGTTTCAGCTGAGACTCATATTGTGTGTGGAGTTTGTCCTCTTTGTACAACAGGTAATGCACATATCTGTGTAAACACTGAAATATTAGGTGTTGATACTGATGGTACATTTGCAGAATATGTAGCAATACCTGAAAGTAATGCTTGGGTAAATGATAAAGATGTTCCTGTAGAATTACTATCAATACAAGAACCATTAGGTAATGCAGTACATACTGTATTAGCTGGTGAAATTGTTGGAAAGAGTATTGCTGTTGTAGGTTGTGGACCAATAGGATTAATGGCTGTAGCTGTTGCAAAAGCGGCAAGTGCTTCGAAGGTTATTGCTATTGAAGTAAATGAATACAGAATAGAATTAGCTAAAAAAATGGGAGCTGATGTTGTTATAAACCCAATCAAGGAAAACGTTATCGAAAGAGTACTAGAGGAAACTTCTGGATATGGAGTAGACGTTATTGCAGAAATGTCTGGTAATGTTACGGCAATAAAGCAAGCATTTAAATATATCAAGTTAGGTGGAAGAATGTCATTACTTGGAATTCCTGCTAAAAATGTTGAGCTAGATTTTGCAAATGATATTATATTCAAAGGGATAACAATGCAAGGTATAGTTGGTAGAAGAATGTATGATACATGGCATCAAGTAAAAGGACTACTTGCTTCAGGCAACTTAAATCTTGAGCCTATAATTACTCATAAATTACCATTAGAAGAATTTGAAAAAGGTATGGAGCTAATGAAGAGTGGTAATTGTGGAAAGGTAGTATTATATCCTAATAAATAA
- a CDS encoding DUF3784 domain-containing protein has product MFLLNFIFFLSGFIFIYFGYMIWRYKKLWLIAGYNEKRVADKEGLARFTGFYLFLMSFIIIVISIIGMIFDINTTIPYTIAVVIISIRMAFGHRKFEKKY; this is encoded by the coding sequence ATGTTTTTATTAAATTTTATATTTTTTCTATCAGGATTTATTTTTATATATTTTGGATATATGATATGGCGATATAAAAAGCTTTGGTTGATAGCAGGATATAATGAAAAAAGAGTTGCAGACAAAGAAGGACTTGCTAGATTTACAGGTTTTTATTTATTTTTAATGAGTTTTATTATTATAGTTATATCAATTATAGGAATGATTTTTGATATTAATACAACAATACCGTATACAATAGCTGTTGTTATTATAAGTATAAGAATGGCTTTTGGGCACAGAAAATTTGAGAAAAAATATTAA
- a CDS encoding cell wall-binding repeat-containing protein encodes MNLNRIKNTLNTTRICGGNIFKNAIAISNVAYADKSPDSIILVNGELFQDAFAATSLVHFPRNAPILFTHMNYIDFDTVKQILKLRPKGVNGIQIFIVGGVPYIVDQQLMMMGFKIKRISGTNILETSAKIAEYLNFPQNIMIVSGENYKEGLCACAWAAHMGDIILFTTKYQLPLYTRNVIQATKNPNVFIIGSTKTISNKVEDEIRKLNVKFVDRISGNTPYEIAVNFANYKSPDGEFGWGRNYKGGHAFTFTSIQNPFDSVSSSVFAHLGKHTPTLVVAKDRFPEVTRNYIESVKPLPAPKPQPPFMHGWIIGCENTISSKVQIEIERSLSIDY; translated from the coding sequence ATGAACCTTAATAGAATAAAAAATACATTAAATACAACACGTATCTGTGGAGGAAATATTTTTAAAAATGCCATAGCTATATCAAATGTTGCTTATGCAGATAAATCTCCTGATTCTATTATTCTTGTAAACGGAGAACTATTTCAGGACGCTTTTGCTGCTACGTCTCTTGTTCATTTTCCACGTAACGCTCCAATTCTCTTTACTCATATGAACTATATTGATTTTGATACCGTAAAACAAATCCTAAAATTAAGACCTAAGGGTGTAAATGGAATACAAATTTTCATAGTTGGCGGAGTTCCATACATTGTTGACCAACAACTTATGATGATGGGATTTAAAATCAAGAGAATATCGGGTACTAACATTTTAGAAACATCAGCCAAAATAGCAGAATATCTAAACTTTCCACAAAATATTATGATTGTATCAGGAGAAAACTATAAGGAGGGATTGTGTGCCTGTGCCTGGGCAGCACATATGGGAGATATTATATTGTTCACTACAAAATACCAGCTACCGTTATATACACGTAATGTAATTCAGGCTACTAAAAATCCTAATGTATTTATTATAGGTAGTACCAAAACTATATCGAATAAAGTTGAGGATGAGATACGTAAACTAAACGTGAAATTTGTAGATCGCATTTCTGGTAATACCCCTTATGAAATTGCTGTTAATTTTGCAAATTATAAGAGCCCAGATGGCGAATTCGGATGGGGAAGAAATTATAAGGGAGGTCATGCCTTTACTTTTACATCTATACAAAACCCTTTCGATAGTGTTTCAAGCTCTGTTTTTGCACATTTAGGGAAGCATACTCCAACACTTGTAGTAGCTAAAGATAGATTTCCAGAAGTAACTCGTAACTATATCGAATCAGTGAAACCATTACCTGCACCCAAACCTCAACCTCCTTTCATGCACGGATGGATTATAGGATGTGAAAATACAATCTCTTCAAAGGTACAAATTGAAATTGAAAGATCACTTTCAATAGATTATTAG
- a CDS encoding capping complex subunit for YIEGIA gives MKESQTRSILAVVTLDKNLVIHSSAPTFLAKDKESQEKIASELGRVLAGNVYGLANGVIIITQE, from the coding sequence ATGAAAGAAAGCCAAACAAGAAGTATATTAGCTGTTGTTACTCTAGACAAAAATTTAGTAATTCACTCAAGTGCTCCTACTTTTTTAGCCAAGGACAAAGAGTCTCAAGAGAAAATAGCTTCTGAACTAGGTAGAGTATTAGCAGGTAATGTTTATGGTTTAGCTAATGGAGTTATTATAATAACCCAAGAATAA
- the queG gene encoding tRNA epoxyqueuosine(34) reductase QueG, with protein sequence MNLKKFIKEKAIEVGLDIIGFCSSEPFHEMKEYLVLRKQKGYVTEFESIDIESRINPKKIMSSAKTIIAAGLSYNIDFNNNDKENILQGRLSKSSWGIDYHNVLYGKLESLVSHLKKIKDIEYKIFVDTGPLVDREIAKRAGIGWYGKNCLIINDEYGSFIFIGYIITNLEIEVDSESVSNCGNCRLCLDACPTKALEDDYILNPKKCISYLTQTKEKIPYELRDKMNTKIYGCDTCQLVCPKNKNARKGKTKEFIPKVTGGYLDIVEMFNLSNKEFKRKYGHMAGSWRGKNILKRNCIIALGNLRDKRAIELLSKALGDSSLMIREYSAWALMKIDRKLGKKMLLSHLEKEKSIEIKEEIHKLIDYFDRIVD encoded by the coding sequence ATGAATTTAAAGAAATTTATAAAAGAAAAAGCAATAGAAGTTGGATTAGATATAATAGGGTTTTGCAGTTCAGAGCCATTTCATGAGATGAAGGAATATTTAGTACTCAGAAAACAGAAAGGGTATGTAACAGAATTTGAGTCAATAGATATAGAATCAAGGATTAATCCTAAAAAAATTATGTCATCAGCAAAAACGATAATTGCTGCTGGCCTCTCATATAATATCGATTTTAATAATAATGATAAAGAGAATATTTTACAAGGTAGACTTTCCAAATCTTCATGGGGAATAGATTATCACAATGTGTTATATGGAAAATTAGAATCATTAGTTAGTCATTTGAAAAAGATTAAAGATATAGAATATAAAATTTTTGTTGATACTGGTCCTCTAGTAGATAGAGAAATAGCTAAAAGAGCAGGGATAGGTTGGTATGGTAAAAACTGCTTAATAATAAATGATGAATATGGCTCTTTTATTTTTATTGGGTATATTATAACTAATCTTGAGATTGAAGTTGATAGTGAATCTGTTAGTAATTGTGGGAATTGCAGACTTTGCTTAGATGCTTGTCCAACAAAAGCACTAGAAGATGATTATATTTTAAATCCTAAAAAGTGTATTTCATATCTTACGCAAACAAAAGAGAAAATTCCATATGAATTAAGAGATAAAATGAATACTAAAATATATGGATGTGATACTTGTCAATTAGTTTGTCCAAAGAATAAGAATGCTAGAAAAGGTAAAACTAAAGAGTTTATTCCAAAAGTAACAGGTGGATATTTAGATATTGTTGAAATGTTTAATTTATCAAACAAAGAGTTTAAAAGGAAATATGGTCATATGGCAGGGAGTTGGAGAGGGAAAAATATTTTAAAAAGAAATTGTATTATAGCATTGGGCAACTTAAGAGATAAAAGAGCTATAGAGCTACTAAGTAAAGCTTTAGGAGATTCAAGTCTAATGATTAGGGAGTATTCAGCTTGGGCATTAATGAAAATAGATAGGAAGCTAGGGAAAAAAATGTTACTATCACATTTAGAAAAAGAAAAATCAATAGAGATCAAAGAAGAGATACATAAACTTATTGACTATTTTGATAGGATAGTAGATTAA